In Mycobacterium sp. JS623, one genomic interval encodes:
- a CDS encoding MarR family winged helix-turn-helix transcriptional regulator gives MVETDSQVGELAGELQRVLSKVFSVLRRGDTNRNEAGDLTLAQLSILLTLLDQGPIRMTELAAHERVRTPTTTVAIRRLEKLGLVKRSRDPSDLRAVLVDITPKGLSQHREALAARRAHLATLLAKLSPEDLETLTKALVPLERLAE, from the coding sequence ATGGTGGAGACGGATTCGCAGGTGGGCGAGCTCGCCGGCGAGCTGCAACGCGTGCTCTCCAAGGTGTTTTCTGTGCTTCGCCGGGGGGATACGAATCGGAACGAGGCCGGCGATTTAACGCTGGCTCAGCTGTCGATTCTGCTGACGTTGCTCGATCAAGGGCCGATCCGGATGACGGAGTTGGCCGCACACGAGCGCGTGCGCACCCCCACGACGACAGTGGCTATTCGCCGATTGGAGAAGCTGGGTCTTGTCAAGCGCTCCCGCGATCCATCCGACCTGCGGGCCGTGCTTGTCGACATCACCCCGAAGGGCCTGTCCCAGCACCGCGAAGCGCTTGCCGCGCGCCGCGCGCATCTCGCGACACTTCTGGCAAAGCTGTCCCCCGAGGATCTCGAGACGCTGACCAAGGCTTTGGTCCCGCTCGAGCGTCTCGCCGAATAG
- the ggh gene encoding glucosylglycerate hydrolase has product MPPDHSFAPTQLAARAAYLLRGNDLGAMTTAAPLLYPHMWSWDAAFVAIGLAPLSVERAVVELDTLLSAQWTNGMIPHIVFANGVDGYFPGPARWATSALAANAPRTRHTSGITQPPVHAIAVQRILDQARSRGRSTRAVAEAFLDRRWADLVRWHRWLAEARDPKSRGRVTLYHGWESGMDNSPRWDSAYANVVPGNVPEYQREDNTIVTDASQRPSDLEYDRYLWLLEEMKSVRYDDELLPKVMSFAVEDVFVSAILAVACQVLAEIGEDYKRPHADVKDLYAWAERFRSGVVETTDERSGAARDFDVRTDRWVATETVAQFAPLLCGGLPHDKERALLRLLEGPRFCGHPDLRYALIPSTSPVSRDFRSREYWRGPVWPVMTWLFSWCFARRGWSERALMLKREGLRQASDGTFAEYYEPFTGEPLGSMQQSWTAAAVLDWLG; this is encoded by the coding sequence ATGCCCCCCGACCACAGCTTCGCTCCGACGCAGCTCGCTGCCCGCGCCGCATACCTGCTGCGCGGCAATGACCTGGGCGCGATGACCACCGCGGCGCCGTTGCTGTATCCGCACATGTGGAGCTGGGACGCCGCATTCGTGGCGATCGGCCTTGCGCCGCTGAGTGTCGAGCGCGCCGTCGTCGAACTCGACACCCTGCTGTCCGCACAGTGGACCAACGGCATGATCCCGCACATCGTCTTCGCCAACGGTGTCGACGGCTACTTCCCGGGGCCCGCCCGCTGGGCCACGTCGGCGCTCGCGGCCAACGCGCCGCGGACCCGCCACACGTCGGGCATCACCCAGCCGCCGGTGCACGCGATCGCCGTGCAACGCATTCTCGACCAGGCGCGCTCCCGCGGCCGGTCCACTCGGGCCGTCGCCGAGGCATTTCTCGATCGCCGCTGGGCCGACCTGGTTCGCTGGCATCGCTGGCTGGCCGAGGCGCGCGACCCGAAATCCCGCGGCCGCGTCACGCTGTACCACGGCTGGGAATCCGGCATGGACAACTCGCCGCGCTGGGATAGCGCCTACGCCAACGTGGTTCCCGGCAACGTGCCGGAGTACCAGCGCGAGGACAACACGATCGTCACCGACGCCAGTCAACGGCCGAGCGACCTCGAGTACGACCGCTATCTGTGGCTGCTCGAGGAAATGAAGTCGGTGCGCTACGACGATGAGCTGCTGCCGAAGGTGATGAGCTTCGCCGTGGAGGACGTGTTCGTCTCGGCGATCCTCGCCGTCGCCTGCCAAGTCCTCGCCGAGATCGGCGAGGACTACAAGCGGCCACACGCCGACGTCAAGGACCTCTACGCATGGGCCGAACGATTCCGCAGTGGTGTCGTCGAGACCACCGATGAACGCAGTGGCGCTGCAAGGGATTTCGACGTACGAACCGACCGTTGGGTGGCCACCGAGACCGTCGCACAATTCGCACCGCTGCTGTGCGGCGGGTTGCCGCACGACAAAGAGCGCGCCCTCTTGAGGCTCTTGGAAGGACCGCGGTTCTGCGGCCACCCGGATCTGCGATACGCGCTGATTCCGTCGACATCGCCGGTGTCGCGCGACTTCCGCTCTCGCGAATACTGGCGTGGGCCGGTGTGGCCGGTGATGACGTGGCTGTTCTCATGGTGTTTCGCACGCCGCGGCTGGTCCGAACGCGCCCTGATGCTCAAGCGTGAAGGCCTGCGACAGGCCAGCGACGGCACCTTCGCGGAGTACTACGAGCCGTTCACCGGCGAGCCGCTCGGCAGCATGCAACAGTCGTGGACTGCCGCTGCGGTGCTTGACTGGCTCGGCTGA
- a CDS encoding SDR family oxidoreductase, with protein MPTAMITGASRGLGVALAEALAPTHTLFLAGRPSSGLDQVATRFGATTWPLDLAVVDEIPTVVEPIDELDVLIHNAGVAYPGRVAESTVEEWQATLHVNVVGAVALTLALLPALRAAGGHVVFINSGAGINASPGLASYSASKFALRGFADSLRSDEPVLRVTSVHPGRIATEMQEDLIAYEGKEYDPSRFLSPKTVAKVVADAVHAPSDAHINEVIVRPR; from the coding sequence ATGCCGACCGCGATGATCACGGGCGCCTCGCGGGGGCTCGGTGTGGCGCTCGCTGAGGCCCTTGCCCCCACCCACACGCTGTTCTTGGCGGGCCGGCCGTCGTCGGGGCTCGACCAGGTGGCCACCCGGTTCGGTGCCACGACATGGCCGCTTGACCTGGCTGTCGTCGACGAGATTCCCACGGTCGTCGAGCCCATCGACGAGCTGGACGTGCTGATCCACAACGCAGGCGTGGCCTACCCCGGGCGTGTCGCTGAGTCGACCGTCGAGGAGTGGCAAGCCACGCTGCATGTGAATGTTGTTGGCGCCGTTGCCCTTACACTCGCACTGCTGCCCGCTCTGCGCGCCGCCGGCGGTCACGTGGTGTTCATCAACTCCGGCGCGGGGATCAACGCTTCGCCCGGATTGGCGTCGTACTCCGCGAGCAAGTTCGCGCTGCGCGGGTTCGCCGACTCGCTGCGCAGCGATGAACCGGTGCTGCGAGTGACCTCTGTGCATCCCGGTCGGATCGCCACCGAGATGCAGGAAGACCTCATTGCTTACGAAGGCAAAGAATACGACCCGTCGCGGTTCTTGAGTCCGAAGACCGTCGCGAAGGTGGTGGCCGACGCGGTGCATGCGCCATCTGATGCACATATCAACGAGGTCATCGTCCGGCCCCGGTGA
- a CDS encoding lipase family protein gives MNSPATAAGYDSSTAVGESPIVTPDDDPFYEPPPDYAEAEPGTVLRSRDVRIGFLGVIRQRVAATQLLYRTTNLHGDPEVAVTTVLLPAQRDPELDCPLLSYQCAIDAVSSRCFPSYAMRLGARPVGAFTQAEYLLVAAALAEGWAVSVPDHEGCHGMWGSPREPGYRILDGIRAAIRHERLGLAPSTPVALWGYSGGGLASSWAAELRESYAPELNVVGAVLGSPVGDPGSVARRLNGSFFAGLAALMITALTHVFPGAQRVVDEHATAEGTQLLHDLHAMTTAQAVWRLRHVDIGSYVDISADELWDLPEVRHIFEETKLGKSMPDIPVLIVQAVHDGIISVDDIDRLVQTYNDGGASVTYHRDGFCDHILLHPLSAPMTLRWLRDRFADRPLNDHRTRTQWPTLLNPSTHLGMLKLAAITTKVILGRSVDRLPLSKADAG, from the coding sequence GTGAACAGCCCCGCCACCGCTGCCGGCTACGACAGCTCCACGGCCGTCGGTGAGTCACCGATTGTCACACCGGACGACGATCCATTCTATGAACCACCGCCGGACTACGCGGAGGCCGAGCCCGGGACAGTTCTGCGCTCTCGCGATGTCAGGATCGGATTCCTCGGCGTGATTCGCCAGCGGGTGGCTGCCACTCAACTGCTGTACCGAACGACCAACTTGCATGGCGATCCCGAGGTCGCTGTGACCACCGTGCTACTGCCGGCTCAACGCGATCCGGAACTGGATTGCCCACTGCTGTCCTATCAGTGCGCCATCGACGCGGTGTCATCGCGCTGCTTTCCCTCCTACGCGATGCGTCTAGGCGCTCGCCCGGTCGGTGCGTTCACTCAGGCCGAGTACCTCTTGGTCGCGGCCGCGCTGGCTGAGGGCTGGGCGGTATCGGTACCGGATCACGAAGGCTGCCACGGAATGTGGGGATCACCCCGTGAGCCGGGGTATCGAATCCTCGACGGTATTCGCGCGGCGATTCGCCACGAGCGGTTGGGCCTGGCTCCGTCGACGCCAGTGGCCTTGTGGGGTTATTCCGGCGGCGGGTTGGCTTCTTCGTGGGCGGCCGAGCTTCGCGAGAGCTATGCACCGGAGCTCAACGTCGTTGGGGCGGTTCTCGGTTCACCCGTCGGTGATCCGGGCAGTGTGGCGCGACGCCTTAACGGCAGCTTCTTCGCCGGCCTCGCTGCGTTGATGATCACCGCGCTGACGCATGTGTTTCCTGGTGCGCAGCGGGTCGTCGACGAGCACGCGACCGCCGAAGGCACGCAGTTGCTCCACGACTTACATGCGATGACGACTGCCCAAGCGGTATGGCGTTTGCGCCACGTGGACATTGGCTCGTACGTCGACATCTCCGCCGACGAACTGTGGGACCTTCCCGAGGTACGTCATATCTTCGAGGAAACGAAGCTAGGCAAATCGATGCCGGACATACCCGTGCTGATTGTGCAGGCCGTGCACGACGGGATCATCAGCGTCGATGACATCGACAGACTGGTACAGACCTACAACGATGGTGGCGCGTCGGTCACCTACCATCGCGACGGATTCTGCGACCACATACTGCTGCATCCCCTGTCGGCACCTATGACGCTGCGTTGGCTGCGCGACCGGTTCGCCGACCGTCCGCTCAACGACCACCGGACGCGGACCCAGTGGCCGACGCTGCTCAACCCTTCGACGCACCTGGGCATGCTCAAGCTCGCCGCCATCACGACGAAGGTGATCCTCGGTCGTTCAGTGGATAGGCTGCCGCTGTCCAAGGCAGACGCGGGCTGA
- the leuS gene encoding leucine--tRNA ligase, giving the protein MRGCLYPVHVTEPEVDTPQHRYTAELAGQIEHAWQQTWAESGTFNVPNPVGSLAPTDGTPVPADKMFVQDMFPYPSGEGLHVGHPLGYIATDVYARYYRMTGRNVLHALGFDSFGLPAEQYAIQTGTHPRTRTEANIVNFRRQLGRLGFGHDARRSFSTTDVDYYKWTQWIFLQIYNAWFDPAADKARPIGELVAEFDSGTRTLDDGRTWSDLAADERADVIDSYRLVYRSDSMVNWCPGLGTVLANEEVTSDGRSERGNFPVFRKRLRQWMMRITAYSDRLLDDLDLLDWPEKVKSMQRNWIGRSTGASVLFGTEAGDIEVFTTRPDTLFGATYMVLAPEHDLVDKLTAAAWPAGVDERWTFGAATPAEAVAAYRGAIAAKSDLERQENKDKTGVFIGAYATNPVNGQRIPVFIADYVLIGYGTGAIMAVPGGDQRDWDFATAFGLPIVETVAGGDISQGAYSGDGEVVNSDYLNGLSVASAKEAITKRLEAAGHGKARVEYKLRDWLFARQRYWGEPFPIVYDADGRAHPLPESALPVELPDIPDYAPVQLDPDDADSEPSPPLGKATDWVHVELDLGDGLKQYSRDTNVMPQWAGSSWYELRYTDPYNSEELCAKENEAYWMGPRPAEHGAKDPGGVDLYVGGVEHAVLHLLYARFWHKVLYDLGHVSSKEPYRRLVNQGYIQAFAYTDARGAYVPAAEVTERGGKFYWTGPDGEIEVNQEFGKIGKSLKNSVSPDEICDNYGADTLRVYEMSMGPLEASRPWATKDVVGAYRFLQRVWRLVVDEQTGTERAAEHEALDDETQKQLHRTIAGVSEDYAALRNNTAAAKLIEYTNYLTKNGVRSRAALEPLVLMVAPLAPHLAEELWKRLGHEKSLAHGPFPVADPQYLVEETIEFPVQVNGKVRSKITVPADADADTLEAAALADEKVRAFINGATPKKVIVVAGRLVNIVV; this is encoded by the coding sequence CTGCGCGGGTGCTTATACCCTGTTCACGTGACAGAGCCCGAGGTCGACACCCCGCAGCACCGCTACACCGCGGAGCTGGCTGGGCAGATCGAGCACGCCTGGCAGCAGACGTGGGCCGAGTCGGGCACCTTCAACGTGCCCAACCCGGTGGGCTCGCTGGCGCCGACGGACGGCACGCCGGTGCCCGCCGACAAGATGTTCGTGCAGGACATGTTCCCGTATCCGTCAGGTGAGGGCCTGCATGTCGGGCACCCCCTCGGCTACATCGCGACCGACGTCTACGCCCGCTATTACCGCATGACGGGGCGCAACGTGTTGCACGCGTTGGGCTTCGATTCGTTCGGCCTGCCCGCGGAGCAGTACGCGATCCAGACGGGCACGCATCCGCGCACCCGCACCGAGGCGAACATCGTCAACTTCCGCCGCCAGCTTGGTCGGCTGGGCTTCGGGCATGACGCCCGCCGCAGCTTCTCCACCACCGACGTCGACTACTACAAGTGGACGCAGTGGATCTTCCTGCAGATCTACAACGCCTGGTTCGACCCGGCCGCGGACAAGGCCAGGCCAATCGGGGAGCTGGTGGCCGAATTCGATTCGGGCACAAGGACTCTCGACGACGGACGGACGTGGTCGGACTTGGCCGCCGATGAGCGCGCCGACGTGATCGACTCCTACCGGCTGGTCTACCGATCGGACTCGATGGTGAACTGGTGCCCCGGCCTGGGCACCGTGCTGGCCAACGAGGAAGTCACCTCCGACGGCCGCAGCGAGCGCGGCAACTTCCCGGTGTTCCGCAAGCGGCTGCGGCAATGGATGATGCGCATCACCGCGTACTCCGACCGGTTGCTCGACGATCTCGATCTGCTGGATTGGCCGGAGAAGGTCAAGTCCATGCAGCGCAACTGGATCGGCCGGTCGACGGGTGCATCGGTGCTGTTCGGCACCGAGGCGGGCGACATCGAGGTGTTCACGACTCGGCCGGACACGCTGTTCGGCGCGACGTACATGGTGCTGGCACCCGAGCACGATCTGGTCGACAAGCTGACCGCTGCGGCATGGCCTGCTGGGGTGGATGAGCGGTGGACGTTCGGCGCGGCCACTCCTGCCGAGGCAGTCGCCGCGTATCGGGGGGCCATCGCCGCCAAGTCGGATCTGGAGCGCCAGGAAAACAAGGACAAGACCGGCGTCTTCATCGGCGCGTATGCGACCAATCCGGTTAACGGACAACGGATTCCGGTGTTCATTGCCGACTATGTGTTGATCGGCTACGGCACCGGCGCCATCATGGCGGTGCCCGGCGGCGACCAGCGCGACTGGGACTTCGCCACCGCGTTCGGTCTGCCGATCGTGGAGACGGTTGCCGGCGGCGACATTTCGCAGGGCGCCTACAGCGGCGACGGTGAAGTGGTGAACTCCGATTACCTCAATGGGCTGAGCGTCGCGTCGGCGAAAGAGGCGATCACCAAGCGCCTCGAGGCCGCCGGTCATGGGAAGGCGCGCGTCGAATACAAGCTGCGCGACTGGCTGTTTGCGCGGCAGCGGTATTGGGGCGAGCCGTTCCCGATCGTCTACGACGCCGACGGTCGCGCGCATCCGCTGCCGGAGTCGGCGCTACCCGTCGAGCTGCCCGACATCCCCGACTATGCACCGGTGCAGCTCGATCCGGACGACGCGGACAGCGAGCCCTCGCCGCCGCTGGGCAAGGCGACCGACTGGGTACACGTCGAGCTGGACCTTGGCGACGGCTTGAAGCAGTACAGCCGCGACACCAACGTGATGCCGCAGTGGGCGGGCAGCTCGTGGTACGAGCTGCGCTATACCGACCCGTATAACTCAGAAGAGTTGTGCGCCAAGGAAAACGAGGCGTACTGGATGGGTCCGCGACCCGCCGAGCACGGCGCGAAGGATCCTGGCGGCGTCGACCTGTACGTCGGTGGTGTCGAACATGCCGTGCTGCATCTGCTGTATGCGCGGTTCTGGCACAAGGTGCTCTACGACCTCGGCCACGTCAGCTCCAAGGAGCCGTACCGGCGGTTGGTGAACCAGGGCTACATCCAGGCGTTCGCCTACACCGATGCGCGCGGCGCGTACGTGCCGGCCGCCGAAGTCACCGAGCGCGGCGGCAAGTTCTACTGGACCGGGCCCGACGGCGAGATCGAGGTCAATCAGGAGTTCGGCAAGATCGGCAAGAGCCTGAAGAACTCTGTGTCGCCCGACGAGATCTGCGACAACTACGGCGCGGACACGTTGCGGGTGTACGAGATGTCGATGGGTCCGCTGGAGGCATCGCGGCCGTGGGCCACCAAGGATGTTGTCGGCGCGTACCGGTTTTTGCAGCGGGTGTGGCGGTTGGTCGTCGATGAGCAGACGGGCACCGAGCGGGCCGCCGAGCATGAGGCGCTGGACGACGAGACGCAGAAGCAACTGCACCGGACGATCGCGGGGGTGTCCGAGGATTACGCGGCGCTGCGCAACAACACCGCGGCGGCCAAGCTGATCGAGTACACCAACTATCTGACCAAGAACGGGGTGCGGTCGCGTGCTGCGCTGGAGCCGCTGGTGCTGATGGTCGCGCCGCTGGCGCCGCATCTGGCGGAGGAGTTGTGGAAGCGGCTCGGCCACGAGAAGTCGCTGGCGCACGGCCCGTTCCCGGTGGCCGACCCGCAATACCTTGTCGAAGAGACCATCGAATTTCCGGTGCAGGTCAACGGCAAAGTCCGCAGCAAGATCACCGTGCCGGCGGACGCCGATGCCGACACGCTCGAGGCAGCGGCGCTTGCTGATGAGAAGGTGCGGGCGTTCATCAACGGCGCGACGCCCAAGAAGGTGATCGTGGTCGCCGGCCGGCTGGTCAACATCGTCGTCTAG
- a CDS encoding LpqN/LpqT family lipoprotein, with protein sequence MNEIARRWRLLAGGAAAGVAAVVGFAGTTASAEPVLPQPPLPMPATVTQTVTVAPNAASPQMLGQPAVAPAAAASAAGISIPAVPVPPPVTITPAASGTLADFFKAKGVKLEPQNSRDFKALNIVLPMPKGWSQVPDPNVPDAFAVIADRVGGNGLYSTNAQLKVYKLIGDFDPKEAISHGFVESQLLPAWRATDGSLADFGGWPSSVIEGTYRENSMTLNTSRRNVIVTAGPDKYLVSLAVTTSVDQVVASADATDAIVNGFQVSLPGPPTPAPQAAAPGLPQLPALPQLSRQTG encoded by the coding sequence ATGAACGAGATCGCCCGCCGCTGGCGGCTTCTGGCAGGTGGCGCGGCAGCCGGTGTGGCCGCCGTCGTCGGCTTCGCTGGGACCACCGCGTCAGCTGAGCCGGTGCTCCCGCAACCACCGCTGCCCATGCCCGCGACCGTCACGCAAACAGTGACCGTGGCGCCCAACGCCGCGTCTCCGCAGATGCTCGGGCAACCCGCTGTGGCGCCCGCCGCAGCAGCGTCAGCTGCTGGTATCTCGATTCCCGCCGTGCCGGTTCCGCCGCCCGTGACGATCACACCGGCCGCCTCTGGCACGCTTGCCGACTTCTTCAAGGCCAAGGGCGTCAAGCTCGAACCGCAGAACAGCCGCGACTTCAAGGCGCTCAACATCGTGCTGCCGATGCCGAAGGGTTGGTCGCAGGTGCCGGACCCGAACGTGCCCGACGCGTTCGCGGTGATCGCCGACCGGGTCGGCGGCAACGGGCTGTACTCGACCAACGCGCAGCTCAAGGTCTACAAGCTGATTGGCGACTTCGACCCGAAGGAGGCCATCAGCCACGGCTTCGTCGAGAGCCAACTGTTGCCTGCCTGGCGGGCCACCGACGGGTCGCTCGCCGACTTCGGGGGCTGGCCGTCGTCGGTCATCGAGGGCACGTACCGCGAGAACTCGATGACGCTGAACACCTCGCGACGCAACGTCATCGTCACAGCGGGGCCCGACAAGTACCTGGTGTCGCTCGCCGTCACGACGAGCGTCGACCAAGTCGTCGCGTCGGCCGACGCCACAGATGCGATAGTCAACGGTTTCCAGGTGAGCCTCCCCGGGCCACCGACCCCAGCACCGCAAGCCGCGGCGCCGGGCCTGCCCCAGCTGCCGGCGTTGCCGCAGCTGTCGAGGCAAACGGGATAG
- a CDS encoding YqgE/AlgH family protein yields the protein MAHSEDPEDFVAPAAHRVRAGTLLLANTDLLEPTFRRSVIYIVEHNDGGTLGVVLNRPSETAVYNVLPQWAKLATKPKTMFIGGPVKRDAALCLATLRVGLEASGVPGLRHVQGRMVMVDLDADPDTVAPMVEGVRIFAGYSGWTIGQLEGEIERDDWIVLSALPSDVLVEPRVDLWSRVLRRQPMPLSLLASHPIDISRN from the coding sequence GTGGCGCACTCAGAGGATCCGGAGGATTTCGTCGCTCCTGCGGCGCATCGGGTGCGCGCCGGAACATTGCTACTCGCGAACACCGATTTGTTGGAGCCGACGTTTCGGCGCAGCGTCATTTACATCGTCGAGCACAACGACGGCGGCACGCTGGGCGTGGTGCTGAACCGGCCGAGTGAGACCGCGGTCTACAACGTTTTGCCGCAGTGGGCCAAGCTGGCCACCAAGCCCAAGACGATGTTCATCGGCGGGCCGGTGAAGCGCGACGCGGCGCTGTGCCTGGCGACGCTTCGCGTCGGTCTGGAGGCGAGCGGGGTGCCCGGGCTGCGGCACGTGCAGGGCAGGATGGTGATGGTCGACCTCGACGCCGATCCGGACACCGTCGCCCCGATGGTCGAAGGGGTGCGCATCTTCGCGGGCTACTCGGGCTGGACCATCGGTCAGCTCGAGGGCGAGATTGAACGCGACGACTGGATTGTGTTGTCCGCGTTGCCATCTGATGTGCTGGTCGAGCCGCGGGTGGATCTGTGGTCGCGGGTGTTGCGTCGTCAGCCGATGCCGCTGTCGCTGCTGGCCAGCCATCCGATCGACATCAGCCGCAACTGA